The following are encoded in a window of Candidatus Moraniibacteriota bacterium genomic DNA:
- the pgeF gene encoding peptidoglycan editing factor PgeF, which translates to MTLRVKKFLSLRGDGNMAYYAGKGREKAQENRYRFFENLGISLERSVFLKQIHGTKSTLVRKEDIGRGSKSHENALLDTDAIITDIFDVALVVQIADCVPILFFEDNFGFIGAIHSGWRGTLQNITGKTIENAVKTYGLNRDVIKVWIGPSVRGCCFEVDERIVYPVRERGFLGLSENESHWDIAKACKGQLENIGILSKHIEMTKECTVCTGEKFFSYKREGETAGRILAGIYMTKE; encoded by the coding sequence ATGACGCTAAGAGTAAAGAAATTTCTTTCTCTAAGAGGAGATGGAAATATGGCATATTATGCTGGAAAAGGAAGGGAAAAAGCACAAGAGAATCGTTACCGTTTTTTTGAAAATTTAGGAATTTCTTTAGAGCGATCTGTTTTTTTGAAACAGATACATGGAACAAAAAGTACATTGGTTCGAAAAGAAGATATCGGACGAGGATCAAAAAGTCATGAGAATGCGTTGTTGGATACTGATGCGATAATTACTGATATTTTTGATGTAGCTCTTGTGGTACAGATTGCGGACTGTGTGCCTATACTTTTTTTTGAGGATAATTTTGGCTTTATCGGAGCCATACATTCGGGTTGGCGGGGAACGCTTCAGAACATAACAGGCAAAACCATAGAAAATGCGGTGAAAACATACGGATTAAATCGGGATGTTATAAAGGTATGGATTGGTCCTTCTGTTCGAGGCTGTTGTTTTGAAGTAGATGAACGTATAGTTTATCCAGTTCGTGAACGTGGTTTTTTGGGATTGTCAGAAAATGAATCACATTGGGATATAGCCAAGGCATGTAAGGGACAGTTGGAAAATATTGGAATTCTTTCCAAACATATTGAAATGACTAAGGAATGTACGGTGTGCACTGGGGAGAAATTTTTTTCCTATAAAAGAGAAGGTGAAACAGCGGGGAGAATACTTGCAGGAATATATATGACGAAGGAATAA
- a CDS encoding DNA alkylation repair protein translates to MENSDIYERITSELQSLAGTENDIRILSNFFKTKKGEYGEGDCFLGIRVPEQRKVAKKFFRICSFQDIEKLLKSSFHEYRLTGLFLLVYLFEVSDEEKRKKIYQFYRKHIRFVNNWDLVDTTAPYILGEYMSTYPEEKNRLYVWAQSKNLWERRVAILSTFAFIKKNSFSDTIVIAEKLLVDKHDLIHKAVGWMLREVGKRDKEILIHFLEKYTNAMPRTMLRYAIEKFPQEERGRYLKRKSLI, encoded by the coding sequence ATGGAAAATTCAGATATATATGAAAGAATAACCTCAGAATTACAATCTTTAGCAGGGACAGAAAATGATATTCGTATTCTTTCAAATTTTTTTAAAACGAAAAAAGGTGAATACGGAGAAGGAGATTGTTTTTTGGGCATTCGTGTTCCAGAACAAAGAAAAGTTGCAAAGAAATTTTTTCGAATATGTAGTTTTCAAGATATCGAGAAACTTTTGAAAAGTTCTTTCCATGAATATCGCTTAACAGGCTTATTTTTATTGGTATATCTTTTTGAAGTTTCAGACGAGGAAAAGAGAAAAAAAATCTATCAATTTTATAGAAAACATATACGTTTTGTAAATAATTGGGATCTTGTGGATACTACAGCACCTTATATTCTTGGGGAATATATGAGTACATACCCTGAAGAAAAAAATCGTTTATATGTTTGGGCGCAATCAAAAAATCTTTGGGAAAGAAGAGTTGCCATTCTCTCCACTTTTGCTTTTATTAAGAAGAATTCTTTTTCTGATACGATAGTAATAGCAGAAAAACTTCTTGTGGATAAGCACGATCTTATTCATAAGGCAGTTGGATGGATGCTTCGAGAGGTTGGAAAGCGTGATAAAGAAATCTTAATACATTTTCTTGAAAAATATACCAATGCAATGCCAAGAACCATGCTTCGATATGCTATTGAAAAATTTCCTCAAGAAGAACGGGGACGATATTTGAAAAGAAAATCTTTAATATGA
- the lysS gene encoding lysine--tRNA ligase — MRDDIIEGRRAKLQVLRDFGMNPYPEKTKRMQNIEDVQESFKKFFENESEVTIAGRIRSLRVMGKIAFAHIEDLSGKMQIFFEEKTLGETFRLFSKSVDIGDFIEVSGKVFLTKKEEKTIKGTSWSMLSKTIRPIPSEHFGIKDTEELLRKRYLDLLVHPETKDIFFRKNIFWKTVRDFLSKEGFLEVQTPVLENVPGGADAEPFITRHNAMDRDFYLRISLELALKRLLVGGYEKVFEIGRLFRNEGVDREHLQEYDDVEFYWAYGDLEKGMQLSEELFRCIARNILSGYTHTFEGAEIDWERPFARVDYFQAFLQETGIDLSGEVTVEMLKKKADELGILYDPMYGKGRMIDTLYKKTVRQKLIQPCFLVGHPIEVSPLAKSDPENPRKVLRMQIVAGKSELCNAFSELNDPIEQRMRFEEQMKLRENGDKEAQMIDEDFLEALEYGMPPAFGFGMSERFFALLMNRSVRETVLFPPMRKEE; from the coding sequence ATGAGAGATGATATTATTGAAGGGAGAAGGGCAAAATTACAAGTACTTCGGGATTTTGGGATGAATCCTTATCCAGAAAAAACAAAAAGGATGCAGAATATTGAAGATGTTCAAGAATCTTTTAAGAAATTTTTTGAAAATGAAAGTGAAGTAACAATCGCAGGAAGGATCCGATCACTTCGTGTAATGGGGAAAATTGCATTTGCGCATATAGAAGATCTTAGTGGAAAAATGCAAATATTTTTTGAAGAAAAAACTCTCGGAGAAACATTTCGACTTTTTTCTAAAAGTGTAGACATTGGTGATTTTATAGAGGTTTCTGGAAAAGTTTTTCTTACAAAGAAAGAAGAAAAAACAATAAAAGGAACTTCATGGAGTATGCTTTCCAAGACAATACGTCCTATACCAAGTGAGCATTTTGGCATAAAAGACACAGAAGAACTTCTTCGAAAACGATACTTGGATCTCCTTGTTCATCCTGAAACAAAAGATATTTTTTTTAGGAAAAACATTTTTTGGAAAACTGTTCGAGATTTTCTTTCTAAGGAAGGATTTTTGGAAGTACAGACACCCGTTTTGGAAAATGTCCCTGGTGGTGCAGATGCAGAACCTTTCATTACCAGACACAATGCAATGGATCGAGATTTTTATTTACGAATTTCTTTGGAGCTCGCTCTTAAACGTCTACTTGTAGGAGGGTATGAAAAAGTATTTGAAATTGGAAGGCTTTTTCGCAATGAAGGTGTTGACCGAGAACATCTCCAAGAATATGATGATGTTGAATTTTATTGGGCTTATGGAGATCTTGAAAAGGGAATGCAACTCTCAGAGGAGCTTTTTAGATGTATCGCTCGAAATATTTTGAGTGGTTACACGCATACTTTTGAGGGTGCAGAAATTGATTGGGAAAGACCTTTCGCTCGAGTTGATTATTTTCAGGCTTTTTTGCAAGAAACGGGGATAGACCTTTCGGGTGAAGTTACGGTTGAAATGCTAAAGAAGAAAGCTGATGAATTAGGAATACTTTATGATCCGATGTATGGGAAAGGAAGAATGATTGATACCCTCTATAAAAAAACAGTTCGACAAAAACTTATACAACCATGTTTTCTTGTAGGACATCCTATCGAGGTTTCTCCTCTGGCAAAATCAGATCCTGAAAATCCTAGAAAAGTTTTACGAATGCAAATCGTGGCAGGAAAATCAGAATTATGTAATGCCTTTTCTGAACTTAATGATCCCATAGAACAACGAATGCGATTTGAAGAGCAAATGAAATTAAGGGAAAATGGCGATAAAGAAGCTCAAATGATTGATGAAGATTTTTTGGAAGCTTTGGAATATGGGATGCCACCAGCGTTTGGTTTTGGAATGAGTGAACGATTTTTTGCTTTACTTATGAATCGTTCTGTTCGAGAAACAGTACTCTTTCCTCCTATGAGAAAAGAAGAATAA
- a CDS encoding glycosyltransferase, with protein MKILLINKFHYLRGGAERAYFDTARILSEAGHEVAFFSMQHPQNKPTEWESYFIKNVDYHTQYSIQDRICFTGKILWNFEAQRNLERLLEKFQPDIAHLHNIYHQISPSIIATLKKRNIPIVMTLHDYKLVCPNYSLFSRDHIWEGGNIQCILDTCVQNSFSSSVVCSFENFFHTLIGIYNKIDILLSPSKFLKEKFKERGFQKEITILSQPIKRDSVSFKYTYQKNASALYAGRLSSEKGVDVLLRAMVSVEGLFLTIAGDGPERKNLEKLSVSLGVSDRVRFLGHLSETALSEEMGLTTLVIIPSVWYENMPYALVEALGKGLIVIASRIGGITERIVDGENGFLFEFGNVKDLAHVMKKVLKQKNLENVSKKALQSVNDLEEKIYKDRLEEIYKKLLEKDAPYNN; from the coding sequence ATGAAAATACTTTTGATTAATAAATTTCATTATCTTCGAGGAGGAGCTGAACGTGCCTATTTTGATACGGCTCGGATTCTTTCTGAGGCGGGTCACGAGGTAGCATTTTTTTCTATGCAACATCCTCAGAATAAACCAACAGAATGGGAATCTTATTTTATAAAAAATGTAGATTATCATACACAGTATAGCATACAAGATCGTATTTGTTTTACGGGAAAGATTTTATGGAATTTTGAAGCGCAAAGGAATTTAGAAAGGCTCTTGGAAAAATTTCAACCGGACATTGCACATCTTCATAATATATATCATCAAATTTCTCCCTCAATTATAGCAACCTTAAAAAAAAGAAATATTCCGATAGTTATGACGCTTCATGACTATAAATTAGTATGTCCCAACTATTCTCTTTTTTCGAGAGATCATATTTGGGAAGGAGGGAACATTCAATGTATTTTGGATACATGTGTACAAAATTCTTTTTCTTCGAGTGTGGTCTGTTCTTTCGAAAACTTTTTCCATACATTGATAGGTATCTATAATAAAATAGACATTTTACTTTCTCCAAGTAAATTTCTCAAAGAAAAATTTAAAGAACGAGGATTTCAAAAAGAAATAACAATCCTTTCTCAACCTATCAAAAGAGATAGTGTTTCTTTTAAATATACATATCAAAAAAATGCTTCAGCACTTTATGCTGGAAGACTTTCTTCTGAAAAGGGCGTGGATGTTCTTCTTCGAGCAATGGTTTCTGTCGAAGGACTTTTTCTTACTATTGCTGGAGATGGTCCAGAACGAAAAAATCTTGAAAAACTTTCTGTTTCCTTGGGTGTTTCTGATAGAGTTCGATTTCTTGGACATCTTTCAGAAACAGCTCTCTCAGAAGAAATGGGCTTGACTACTCTTGTTATTATTCCTTCTGTTTGGTATGAAAATATGCCTTACGCCTTGGTAGAGGCTCTTGGAAAGGGATTGATCGTGATTGCTTCGCGAATTGGAGGAATAACAGAAAGAATAGTTGATGGAGAGAATGGATTCCTCTTTGAATTTGGAAATGTTAAAGATTTAGCTCATGTAATGAAAAAAGTTTTGAAACAGAAAAATCTTGAAAATGTTTCCAAAAAAGCGTTGCAAAGCGTGAATGATCTTGAAGAAAAAATATACAAGGACCGTTTGGAGGAAATCTATAAAAAGCTTTTAGAAAAAGATGCTCCATATAATAATTAA
- a CDS encoding O-antigen ligase family protein, with product MIFLAVSSVLFISLLILNYPVSQSSIVSLFSLLPFFLFAFPFITLGFLLIVRPSLDYLSDTFYFFLPFGEGMTVTLAQGFGLGVVFLSLLFFLRFRKAFLSHTLSSFFLLLLSWGAFTLSYTIDTTQTMYELFRLLSIFFVFSFSYYLIVNEKSFIKLLIIILVSCVIPVFTAWTQFVLGIGYTDDAFSVPRIYGTFAHPNIFALYLTIAIAAGSLLFLFIRKPLYKMFLGSTLFILLITLFFTYSRAAWGTFFLFAILVIFYKYPKSLPFIIIFPLIVFFISSPVRDRVEDVLHFSQSSSLTWRINIWTDTISKTQEEGKILLGYGLNTFEEVAESLRGIRFVVNDPHSEFVRSFVEGGIIGLLVFLIFSLAPLIISWKQFHITSKEKLTSQDSRKKTVFFILWALLLSLFFLSFTDHVLRSTMVQWSLWALLGGALRVYVKPPSSLNE from the coding sequence ATGATTTTTTTAGCAGTATCTAGTGTTCTTTTTATAAGCCTTCTCATACTCAATTATCCCGTTTCTCAATCTTCTATTGTTTCTCTTTTCTCTCTTTTACCCTTCTTTCTTTTTGCCTTCCCATTTATCACCCTTGGTTTTCTTCTTATTGTTCGTCCGAGTCTCGATTACCTTTCGGATACATTTTATTTTTTTCTCCCCTTTGGCGAAGGTATGACCGTAACACTCGCTCAAGGATTCGGCTTGGGAGTTGTATTTCTTTCCCTTCTCTTTTTTCTTCGTTTTCGAAAAGCATTTCTCTCACACACACTCTCAAGTTTTTTTCTCCTCCTCCTTTCTTGGGGTGCTTTTACACTTTCATACACCATAGATACAACACAAACTATGTATGAACTTTTCCGTTTATTGTCAATATTTTTTGTATTTTCTTTTTCTTATTATCTTATCGTAAACGAAAAGTCTTTTATTAAACTTCTTATTATTATTCTTGTCTCTTGTGTTATTCCTGTATTCACAGCATGGACACAATTCGTGCTTGGAATTGGTTATACAGATGATGCTTTTTCTGTTCCCCGTATATACGGAACATTTGCACATCCAAATATTTTTGCTCTCTATCTTACTATTGCCATCGCCGCAGGATCTCTTCTTTTTCTCTTTATCAGAAAACCTCTTTACAAAATGTTTCTTGGATCAACATTATTCATTCTTCTTATAACTCTTTTCTTTACGTATTCCCGAGCAGCGTGGGGAACATTTTTTCTTTTTGCCATCCTTGTAATTTTCTATAAATATCCCAAATCACTTCCTTTTATTATTATTTTTCCCCTTATTGTATTTTTCATCTCTTCTCCTGTTCGCGATCGTGTAGAAGATGTTTTACACTTTTCTCAATCAAGCTCTCTCACCTGGCGTATAAACATTTGGACTGACACAATCTCCAAAACCCAAGAAGAAGGAAAAATTCTTCTTGGTTATGGCCTTAACACTTTTGAAGAAGTTGCTGAATCTTTACGGGGAATACGATTTGTCGTCAATGATCCTCATAGTGAATTTGTACGCTCATTTGTTGAAGGTGGGATTATTGGACTTCTCGTTTTCCTTATTTTTTCTCTCGCCCCTCTCATTATTTCTTGGAAGCAATTTCACATTACCTCCAAAGAAAAACTTACATCTCAGGATTCTCGTAAAAAAACTGTATTTTTCATTCTCTGGGCACTCCTTCTTTCACTTTTTTTCTTGAGTTTTACCGATCACGTTCTCCGCTCTACTATGGTTCAATGGTCGCTTTGGGCTCTTCTTGGTGGAGCACTTCGTGTATATGTAAAACCTCCATCTTCCCTAAATGAATAA
- the htpX gene encoding protease HtpX — protein MQRIFFFLLTNIAVIAVASLLLSIFNIAPYLSASGINYQSLLIFSAVFGFSGSIISLLISKWMAKNAFGIKIIQQAKTPEEQFIFQTVQTLARQSSLGMPEVGIYDSPEANAFATGWNRNHALVAVSTGLLNGMEKDEIEAVLGHEIAHIANGDMVTLTLIQGVVNTFVIFFARIAAYAVQVFFSKDNEEEGISTLAYSLTSIVFEILFGILASMIVMAFSRHREFRADSGSAKFLGKEKMIKALQKLETLQDRLIDPRGKSFATMKISDKPSGFLSFFSSHPPLKDRIEALKKQ, from the coding sequence ATGCAAAGGATTTTCTTTTTTCTTCTCACCAATATCGCGGTTATAGCAGTCGCTTCTCTCTTATTGAGCATTTTCAACATTGCGCCCTATCTCAGTGCTTCAGGAATAAATTATCAATCTCTCCTTATTTTTTCTGCTGTATTCGGATTTTCTGGATCAATCATTTCCCTTCTTATCTCTAAATGGATGGCAAAAAATGCCTTTGGTATAAAAATCATCCAGCAAGCAAAAACTCCTGAAGAACAGTTTATTTTTCAAACAGTGCAAACACTAGCGAGACAATCATCTCTTGGTATGCCTGAAGTAGGAATATACGATTCACCCGAAGCTAACGCATTTGCTACAGGTTGGAATCGAAATCATGCGCTTGTTGCTGTTTCCACAGGACTTCTTAATGGAATGGAAAAAGATGAAATAGAAGCGGTCTTGGGCCATGAAATTGCACATATCGCCAATGGCGATATGGTAACCCTCACACTCATTCAAGGAGTAGTAAATACCTTTGTTATTTTCTTTGCTCGAATCGCAGCTTATGCCGTTCAAGTCTTCTTTAGTAAAGATAATGAAGAGGAAGGAATAAGCACACTTGCCTATTCTCTCACTTCCATTGTTTTTGAAATTCTTTTTGGAATCTTAGCAAGTATGATTGTTATGGCTTTTTCTCGACACAGGGAGTTTCGAGCTGACTCAGGAAGTGCAAAATTTCTGGGAAAAGAAAAAATGATCAAAGCCCTTCAAAAACTCGAGACCCTCCAAGATCGCCTTATCGATCCTCGAGGAAAGTCTTTTGCTACTATGAAAATTTCTGACAAGCCTTCTGGATTTCTTTCTTTTTTTTCTAGTCATCCCCCACTCAAAGATCGGATAGAAGCCTTGAAAAAACAATAA
- a CDS encoding LysM peptidoglycan-binding domain-containing protein, whose product MMFRKLLVIAGIFLAVVGAPLASAGTYTVVKGDSLIKIANKSQTSWQEIARANGIKAPHTIRVGQTLTLPESGIVVSSVKQSPVVLESSSGIRQWKKVGADSLLPLRLRKEWHKTEELQLTSEQSRRLSQFGLSSSEVEQVRGDLVSGKCQAVARPIGFTWEGMAMGKGNWGKTQNASGTDIMVWACPSMNGSKQVDIAMRCGNVAWNTVTVPTPPAPAPTQESLGCEAVGALWAQMGQRGESGSLRFSCLFPVGNGWKVGPSIAGKSARFNNKEWVEVSDFYGVGIEGRGPVGDIDAVEFVVLAGQGSTRGYSKDGLVEKLRADGMDLRIALQLRERFKIDDQTGVTVRFMPWVDIPLSGNKTDILWKGTPVNHESARKLVVGAILRFELDRADWNVKPELTLGIWHISDVVSNPIGGKILAGIATKDDVWRIGVGVQFPDPHFIVEIEWNAGLGWLRANSQVATTALTDNAGSSQQYLGVKAKAVAPKAKSVPSSQSDENHFVKDYKADQHNNTSTSSPFGWAADQQTASSNNEEKQHITISSSGGIESALGSFSG is encoded by the coding sequence ATGATGTTTAGGAAACTTCTCGTCATCGCGGGAATTTTTCTCGCGGTTGTTGGCGCGCCCCTTGCTTCGGCGGGGACGTACACGGTGGTCAAGGGTGACTCCTTGATCAAAATCGCCAATAAATCCCAGACTTCTTGGCAAGAAATTGCCAGAGCGAATGGGATTAAGGCTCCTCACACGATTCGCGTTGGACAAACCCTCACGCTTCCAGAATCAGGAATAGTCGTTTCTTCTGTGAAACAATCTCCTGTTGTTCTGGAATCTTCCTCTGGTATTCGCCAGTGGAAGAAAGTCGGCGCTGATTCTCTTCTTCCTCTTCGCCTCCGGAAAGAATGGCACAAGACGGAAGAATTGCAACTCACTTCAGAGCAATCTCGTCGCCTGTCTCAATTCGGACTTTCGAGTTCGGAAGTGGAGCAGGTTCGGGGAGATCTTGTTTCTGGAAAGTGTCAGGCCGTTGCTCGTCCCATAGGTTTTACCTGGGAAGGTATGGCTATGGGCAAGGGGAATTGGGGCAAGACTCAAAACGCCAGTGGTACTGACATCATGGTTTGGGCATGCCCATCCATGAATGGTAGCAAGCAGGTTGACATCGCCATGCGGTGTGGAAACGTTGCTTGGAACACAGTAACAGTTCCCACGCCACCAGCTCCCGCTCCTACCCAAGAAAGTCTTGGTTGTGAAGCCGTAGGTGCTCTTTGGGCTCAGATGGGGCAACGTGGAGAAAGCGGATCACTCCGTTTCTCGTGCCTTTTCCCAGTTGGAAACGGCTGGAAGGTGGGTCCGTCGATCGCAGGTAAGTCCGCTCGTTTCAATAATAAGGAATGGGTGGAAGTCTCTGATTTCTACGGCGTTGGTATCGAAGGTCGTGGACCGGTCGGTGACATCGATGCGGTTGAATTCGTTGTCCTTGCGGGACAAGGCTCAACTCGTGGATACTCCAAGGATGGTCTGGTAGAAAAGCTCCGTGCCGATGGTATGGATCTTCGAATCGCTTTGCAACTTCGGGAGCGGTTCAAAATTGATGATCAGACTGGTGTAACTGTTCGTTTTATGCCATGGGTGGATATTCCTCTTAGTGGTAACAAAACGGACATTCTCTGGAAAGGAACACCTGTCAATCATGAGTCCGCAAGGAAACTCGTGGTCGGCGCCATTCTTCGGTTCGAATTAGATCGAGCAGACTGGAATGTCAAACCCGAGCTTACGCTGGGGATCTGGCATATCAGCGACGTGGTCAGTAATCCGATCGGGGGTAAAATCCTTGCCGGAATCGCTACGAAGGACGATGTCTGGCGCATCGGTGTAGGTGTACAATTCCCCGATCCTCACTTCATCGTGGAGATCGAGTGGAATGCTGGATTGGGTTGGCTTCGTGCTAACTCGCAGGTTGCTACTACGGCTCTTACGGACAATGCCGGAAGCTCTCAGCAATACCTCGGTGTGAAAGCGAAAGCTGTAGCTCCGAAAGCAAAATCAGTCCCATCCTCTCAGAGTGATGAAAATCATTTTGTAAAGGATTATAAAGCTGATCAACACAATAACACGTCAACCTCCTCACCGTTTGGTTGGGCCGCAGATCAACAAACTGCATCTTCCAATAATGAGGAGAAACAGCACATAACAATTTCTTCTTCGGGAGGAATTGAAAGTGCATTAGGTTCTTTTTCTGGGTAG
- a CDS encoding serine protease, translated as MIPFLRKSVFIFRFLFRYIGIILFIGIVSIFSIRLALPFLASLEMFSNFSLLETAKENTTVINNREEIIIRDDDRLDRSIQNVSNSIVYIMMQEKALTKRIFSLTGTILTTDGLLVTSFSDSLDFSETTYDIMDFDGTRFDAKFFAYDSFSHLLYLRISGDNFTPVVFADSEDFSSGRKVIALGENDILNQNEIYFGVIKTFNPTFSLANKVSSSTEKHQGVFEVSFLEEKDIRSGSPVLSYTGELMGILGTRTVGDQSFPYVLRGNDMKKSMQRVVANPSYQPPFFGASYISITPTIAKRNDLNIESGAWLSFEQKTSPLSPVVLLGSPAQKAGFRYGDIIRSVNDISISYENPLSNVLSNFKEKDEVTVSFVRQGIEQKVTVVLGAQPE; from the coding sequence ATGATTCCTTTTTTACGAAAATCTGTATTTATTTTTAGATTTCTCTTTCGATATATAGGGATTATTCTTTTTATTGGAATTGTCTCGATTTTTTCCATTCGTTTGGCTTTGCCATTTTTGGCTTCTTTAGAAATGTTTTCAAATTTTTCTTTGTTAGAAACGGCAAAAGAAAATACAACAGTTATTAACAATAGGGAAGAGATAATTATACGTGATGATGATCGACTAGATCGTTCTATTCAAAATGTGAGCAATTCCATTGTATATATTATGATGCAGGAAAAAGCTTTAACAAAAAGAATTTTTTCTTTAACAGGAACAATTCTTACTACGGATGGTTTATTGGTTACATCTTTTTCAGATTCTTTAGATTTTTCTGAGACAACTTATGACATAATGGATTTTGACGGAACTCGTTTTGATGCGAAATTTTTTGCATATGATTCTTTTTCTCATTTATTATATCTTCGAATATCTGGGGATAATTTTACTCCAGTAGTTTTTGCTGATTCTGAAGATTTTTCTTCCGGAAGAAAAGTTATTGCTCTTGGAGAAAATGATATTTTGAATCAAAATGAGATTTATTTTGGAGTTATTAAAACATTTAATCCAACTTTTTCTTTGGCTAATAAGGTCTCTTCTTCAACCGAAAAACATCAAGGAGTTTTTGAAGTTTCTTTTTTGGAAGAAAAAGATATACGATCTGGTTCTCCGGTATTAAGTTATACGGGAGAATTAATGGGTATCTTGGGTACTAGGACGGTAGGGGATCAGAGTTTTCCTTATGTTTTGAGAGGAAATGATATGAAAAAAAGCATGCAAAGGGTTGTTGCAAATCCTAGCTATCAACCTCCATTTTTTGGAGCGTCTTATATATCCATTACCCCGACTATAGCAAAAAGAAATGACTTAAATATAGAATCAGGCGCTTGGTTGTCTTTTGAACAAAAGACTAGTCCTCTTTCTCCAGTCGTTCTTTTGGGTTCTCCTGCGCAAAAAGCTGGTTTTCGCTATGGGGATATCATTCGTTCGGTAAATGATATTTCTATTAGTTATGAAAATCCGCTTTCCAATGTTTTGAGTAATTTTAAAGAAAAAGATGAAGTGACTGTATCATTTGTTCGTCAAGGAATTGAACAAAAAGTTACAGTTGTTCTTGGTGCTCAACCAGAATAG
- the smpB gene encoding SsrA-binding protein SmpB, translated as MSILCENKRAFHDYTLLEKYVAGLALTGQEVKAIKNHQISLKGSFVTFSNNEAFLTNAHVSAYKNAGELPSYEPERSRKLLLKKKEISNLVEKKQTQGLTVVPIKIFISRRGLLKIEIALARGKKQFDKRADIAKRESQRRMQRISSSLN; from the coding sequence ATGAGTATTCTCTGTGAAAACAAACGAGCCTTTCATGACTACACCCTTCTGGAAAAATATGTAGCTGGCTTAGCATTGACCGGACAGGAAGTAAAAGCTATAAAAAATCATCAGATTAGTCTCAAAGGATCCTTTGTAACTTTTTCCAATAATGAAGCTTTCCTCACAAATGCCCATGTTAGCGCCTATAAAAACGCTGGGGAACTCCCCTCTTATGAACCAGAGCGTTCTAGAAAGCTTCTTCTCAAAAAGAAAGAAATTTCAAATCTTGTAGAAAAAAAACAAACACAGGGACTTACAGTTGTACCCATAAAGATTTTCATTTCTAGACGTGGACTCCTTAAAATTGAAATAGCTCTCGCTCGAGGAAAGAAACAATTTGATAAACGTGCAGACATTGCAAAACGCGAATCACAAAGAAGAATGCAGAGAATATCTTCGTCCTTGAATTGA